The Myripristis murdjan chromosome 17, fMyrMur1.1, whole genome shotgun sequence DNA segment CCCCACAGGTAAGAAACTTAAAAACCACATAGGGTGCACAAAAAAGTACCTCTGAATTTTAAAATGAGCACACATGCTGACACATACACgaacacacacttaaaataatgttttatttcggttttaacctttttttttatgtatcgTTCCATTAGGGCCAATGTAGCCAACCAAGAACACTGGCTATTCAaggtctctgtgtgtatgccaTTAAATCTGAAAATCTTGGTTGATTCTCATGTAACATATTGCAGTTTTTtcaataggatttttttttctgtttgaaaaaataacacaaaaaatgaacacattctACAAAAGTGAAATCTCAAAGCTGCACGCATTTTATTAATGCATTTGGCTGAGTGATGATGGGTTTAATATGTACTGCTCCTTCAATATTACTTTCTACCTAGGCACTGAAAATCTGATTCTGTGATTGAAAGCGAGAGCATTGCTGTGTACCACTCACAGTTGTACCTCTAGCCTATGAGAATAACAGTCAGTCAAAAGGGAATCTAGGGCAAAGAGGGCTGAAAGGGAGACATATAGCATAAACCGTAGATAGCCAAAGAAAGTGGAGATTCTGCCAAAAGGGATGAAGACAAGACGACAGGGCTCCGTGTGGGATTTCACTTTGGATTTTGGCCCTGCAGGGATATGTGGAAGCACAACTGACAGGACTTGCGTGGAGAAGTCGGCTTTATTCAATATAACTAAGTAAAGAATGCCCCATCTAGTCACCAATGCACCAGCATAAATCCTCCAAGGTACACTATTGCCTTGGTAAGGATAGCTTTACCTCTCTGGCTGTAGAGAGCTAAAGCACTACATAATGTAAAAGATTTTCTTATGATTCTTCTCCACTGAGTGTACATCattcagagggggaaaaaaatgtccaggTAGAATAGACGAAGCAAATACTTACAAAACCTTGAATCaatatgtaacatgtaacaAGTCAAAGCCATGCTCCAAATGTGATGAAAGACAGACATATTTATAGCAATGTGAACGCGGTCTCTACAGCGacacaaaaacagtcaaaaggCAGTCACCTTAAGAGCTTTAGTTTaagatttatttcacattttttttgtgctacATTCCTCTTTATTCAAATCTAGGGAGCGTAGGTGGGTCAGTCATGTTAGAAATACTTTATATCCAACTTCATATCAATATGTGCTAAGAGTAAAAGTGATCTCGGATTTGGGTAGTACAATAAGCTTTAATCTGTTCAGTCATGTCTGAGGCAACAAATTAGCTTTAAAAAGattcaatgtaaaaaaacacaaacacatatacaatGACAGAAAGAATTTACAGGTCATTACTCAGTGGGATGTTATGATCCAATTAAATAATTCCCAAGGTAACACATGGGGGTTAGTAGTTCATACTCCCCGATGAGGCAAATGATGTGACATAATAATTTACTAAAGTATTTTCTTTACTGAGAATAGAACGGTCTTTTACATAAAAGTTTGATGATACTAATGTGAATTATATCTTATAGcataattcaataaaataactTCCATCAAAGTAAAAACCACTTCATTGGTATCACAATATTCAACATCATGTTaatcatgaataaaaacagttaaaaaaaatggatactTTTCTGTCGAAATGCATTATTTGTGACGACTGAGACATTCCGTACTGTAAGCAACACATTTGTGACcttttgttttacaggaagaGATAAAAACAGACTTAGCCGATGCACCAGtgggaaaacaaaatcaaatcactGGTGACAGGCTATGCAACATACTACATGAGCAATAAAGCCTTTTTAATTTATATGGGGGGGAACAGAAACCATATTCAACCTAATGTAGGCTCCAAGTTTTAAAACAAACTTCATTTGGGGGTCCAGCGTATATAAATCCTTTTTAAAATCGGTTTATGGGGGCTAGACAATCACAAATGTCCTTGAGATCTCAACTTATCAAATGTCTTGTATCTTCTTATGGCGAAAATCTCCTGttgcacctctttttttttttttctctagatGGTTCTCAagtttaagaaaacaaaaacatcaacaaggAAACAAAGATAAACAGAGTCCACAGAGCTCTGCTGTGTTGAGCTTTCGGCTGCCACAGAAAAGTCTAGCACCTCCTACTGATCGGGAGGTCTCTAGTCCAGCTGCTCCTGTTTTATCCTGTTTGAATTGGGTCCTCGCTGACTTGTCCTCCTCAGTTCCCTCCTCAGGACGTACTCGCTGAATTGGGATGAGTCCACGCCTCCCCCGCAGGAGCCGGCGATCTCGAAGCCGCGTTGCTGCAGGCGCTCTAGGACCTGGGAAAAGAGGAGCAGAAGTGAGAGGGAAAGATGTCAGTGATGTTACTTGGTAATCGTCAGAGGGAAGAACTTCACCAGCATGTTCCACGACAGATTTGGGTGACAGTGCCTAGCGTACGTCAGCTATATCAGCCTTACCTCACACTGCAGAACAAAGGTGAATTATGGGTCAAGAGACAGAGTAAACAAGTCAGCCAGGTCTTCTAATCACCGTAAACCGTGGTGGGAAATTATGAGTGCAACCTTGCAACATTTTGTGTACCACTTCATAGATGGAAGGCATTGAATTTGGAGTGCCGCCAGAACTCCCGTAGTGAATATGTCGTTGAGTCTAGCATTGGAAGTAGCACCGGGAGTGAGCTGCTGCAACATACGGCCTGTGATGGGAATttggatgagaaaaaaaaaaaaaaaaaaaaaaaatatgcatccCCTTTCACAACCAACCAATAACCCCTCGTTTTGCCTTGCGCCTCGTTTTCATTGTCTGGTGGTGGATATGTgcacgggtgtgtgtgtgcctctctgcatgtgtgcgtgcatgtgtgtgtagttgtTCCTGATCCCGCAGCCTTGCAGACATCTACAGACGTGTCCGGGGGGCCTGTAGGATCACATTCCATCGAAGAGGCCCCAGGGAGCAGCGAGGCTTTCTCCCTGCCACTTGGCTCAGTGTGGGCTGCTCAGCAAACCCCCTCTCCCCATTTTCTCCCCCAGCCCTCAGGCCCAAGCCTCCGCCAAAACTACAAAGGTCCCCCTACTGCTGGCAGCTCTCTCTGCgtgtcccccccccctcccgctccccttcacccccctcctcctcctcctcctccccgaaACCCCCGCCCTGCCTCCATTAGCCGCAGATACAGCATCCACCGCCGGCGTGCTTTAATAACCAAACAGGATTATGGGCCCTGCCTGGGGACAACCTGCCAGGGAGCATGctcactcttgctctctctccacagCTCACACACTTCAGAGaggggtttgtttgtgtgtttttggggaAGGAGATAGATGGTTTGACTTCCTCAAATGCAGACACGGTCCAAATCATTGAGAAATCTTTTCAAATATGCCTCTTGTCTTTCATTTATTGATGTGTATCTGAGGATTTTACCATCAATGAATTAGTGGAATATCAATACATAATTGGGGAAATATGGCCAAGTACAGGCTGAATATAGAAGTGCAGCTCAACAAGTTTATGGATTCTTCAGCTTGTGGCAACAAGAGAACCCTTACAGGTACAACACAGAAGATTTCTTGATGcagaagcttaaaaaaaaaaaaaaggcagcgaTTGTGCAGCGTATGGATTTGTGTGGAATCCATTATACATAAGAACCATTGATGAAAAGTTAAGGCATCCAAATAATGAGTGTAAACTGTACTTCAGTTCTAAGGAGAAATTCATTTTCAGgtctcctttttttctgaaaacatagCTTTATCGCTCTAGAACAAAAACTTTCACAACATCTTTCCATCTACCTGTCTATATGCTTTTTTGGGATGGGGGGCAGGGAGGTGGGGGAGTAATACAAAAGCTTGATTTTGCTCACAAAAGTCTCTGCTAGATTTTAAAATTCAGCACTAATCTATCATCCCTCTGGTTGGAAACTAGGGTGTTGGTGGGCATCTTCATCTTGGTTGTAccttggtgtttgtgtgtctttgcaccCACATGGGACACACAGGCCAGGTGGTTAAGATTTGAGTGACCGAGGGGTGTTGCAAAGGGACGCAGGGGATGAAAACTATTGATGCCAACCATCTGTCAGCTCTGGAGCCAAAGCAGAAATCACTATTCCAGTCAGATCCCAGCAAAAGTAAAGATGGTCTTGGTATATAATGATGGCTTGCTAAATCCATGCTTTGATGAACTCATCAAAGAACTCATTTTTCTGCAAGGCTGTTTTTtatgattagattagattaaaaaagATTAGATAGTCTCCAAGACTTTGCTATCAGTCATCAGTAAAAATTTGAAACTCTGTAATATAAGAGAAGATGAAAAACGTCAATTGAGCACATTATCACCTTAGTCAATTTATTTGACTtggttggaagaaaaaaatcacaggagaGGGTTACTTTACCTAACTTTTGAGTGTCTATACGTATTTAGAGATGCTGCACACAGCATTGCCTCACAGTGATAACAGCATAAACTGCCATACACGCAGAGCAGCCAAATGTTCCTCTTACCTGGACAGAGTTGAGGTGGCAGTACCCATTGAGTGGGAAGCGGATGACATAGGTGGCGTCGTGGTTCCAGCCAGCATTGACAGAGTTGCACATGACGTCACCAATCTCCGGAAAGACATCCTCAATGAGGGCCTTGTCACCGCTTAGCGAGATCCTCTCTCCCAGGTCAGGTGCAACACGCACCACCAAGCACTCGCACGGGCGCGACACTCGGCCCAGCTCCCGGTCCTGGCGCCAACGCTCCAGCTCAGCCAGCATGGGCTGCAGCTGGAAATATCGCGCCTCTTCGTACAGCAGGCTGTAGTCCTGCAGGGGACAGCAGAAAGACCAGTGGCAGCTTAGGACAAGCAGTTACATCTCAATGCTGAGAAAACTGCCCCCTTATCTAAAGCCTTACCTTCGTAAAACCAAACACATGGCTAAAATTTATAGAGAAAGGAGTGGCTACCATTCTTAAAAAGGTTCAAGTTTTTTTActtaacacattttcaaatattttgaatAAGCCGCTTAGTTCTGCAGTGCTTTTTCATTATGCTAGCTTTCTAGAGTAAGAGTAATTTAGAAATAGTTTTTTAAAGAATCAATACTGTCTAAGTTAAAGCTGAAATACATAGCTCACTGGTGAACAACATTAACAATAAACGAAAGGCCACTAGGCGTAAGAGCGAGATCTTTCAAATATCAAGTCCTGAGACACAAAATTCTTGTAGCCTAACTGAGTCAACGTGCTGCAGCTTCAAAGAATAAACTGACAGGAGTATAAACTGGGTCTACAGAGTTGCAAAAGAAATCACTTTTAATTGAAGGTTAAATGCATCTGACGAGGTGAatcttttgattttgtttgtcgGAGAAGTTTCTGGAGCAAAGATCCAGCAAATGAACAGTGGACTTGAATAGGTGAAGTATATTTACGACAGAAAACCTGTACAATTTTAAAAGATTAAGTACTATCTAAATGATGTATGCAAAATTACAAGTGACACTGAAAGCATTATGTGATGGCTGTGGGGTCATAAGGTCAGAAGTTGAAAAAAGATGTTAAATGGAAAGGTTCTGCAACATGAAATGTAAgttatatcaatataatatttataaaggGCTTTCCAGTTTGAGTTAGACCAGATatttaaatgcaaatattttgatATACAGACTTTCCCATGCATGTCACTATTATACCACTGATCATAAAGAGAATATCTTAGTGGCCACTCTAAGCGGCCACTATATTTCAGAGACTAATTCTGTTGTATGTGTTGGAAAAGGTTCACCCAGCCCCTAAAGGTAAACTGTATTGAATATAACAGGTTAACAACATGAAAGCTGCGTTGCTATATGAGCGTGCAGAATAACCTACAACAAATTAGTTTTAGGGtgtgattttctgtttcatgtggATCCGCGGCaaaaggggcaaaaaaaaaaaggttgcaaaaATACACTGCACTTCCCCATGAACAAGCATTAAAGCCCAGCCAAGACACTCGTTCAGCAAAATTAGCAAAGATGCAGAGTAGAAGAGATGCAGAACGACGTCTAACACAGGGCTGCGTAGGGTAGAGGAGCAGCTCTTTTACTCTGAGGACTGCAGGGCCAAAATCACACCACATTCCACTGTTCTCATGCTCTTCTCCAAATCTCCTCAATGTGAATCTGGCCTCAGCCTGAACTTGAGCctgtcttttgtctttgcttATTTTAGCTGACATACTTTCCACTGATTGAGTCACACTGTGGACAGTCCATCAGATAATGTGATTATTTGTTTTCTCCCAGGGCAAGTTTAGTAATTACAGACTAAATGACATATAAGAGTAAGAAGAACGGAATGCAAATGTGTCAGATACAGTGAGAATCACCCCGTCCTCTTGTGGACACGCGAGAAAAAGCTTCAGAAAACTAGCATATGCAGTGTGGCCATGAATGCCgggccatttatttatttacgctGTCTAGATTTCCCTTTCATATCTTGAAGGATCTTTGGTCACTAATAGCTGGAGGGGCCCGAGTGCCCATGCTTgcgctgagaaaaaaaatacataacgATAGGATATCCTGGTGATTGAGCTTTGTTCAGAACAAGCCTATTATTTTGACTCCTGCATGGGAACCGTTTACACTGATTCAAAGAGCCCCAGTGACCAAAGGCATTCCACGGCCTTAGCATTCATTGTATGTACAAGTTGTGGGAATGCTGACTGGCTGATGATGGGACTTAACAGTTTGTGGGATAGTCATCCACTCACTTTGAAGTCGTCTGGGATGAGGAGCTTGGACGTCCTGAGGAAGTTGAGGATGTAGCGGAACATGTGTCCATCCCTGTCAATGAAGTAGTGCTGCTTCAGGCTGTCCAGGACTATAGGCTCTGTGCCATCAAAGAGACGACCAATTCTACCCACAGAGAGGGATGAGgtgtgggggtgagggggtaGAAAGAGAGTTGGAGGGGAAGAGATATATCATGTTAACATTAAGAATTTTGCATTTGTTGATCATGGCATGGGACAAATGTTTGGTACATTATTTAAAGTGGAATCTAATATCCTAGTCATGGGCATCATCTGAGCTTCTGTTTCTTGCACCTTGTAGAGTGGGCGTGTgagtacatgtgtatgtgtgtgtgtatgtgtgtgtgcgtgtgtgtgcaagagagagagagaggcaatatGGGTACAGTGAGGTGGGAGCATGTGCAGAGGGGTATGACTCACTCAATTTCTGAAGCtctgaaatatttttcacacctttgcacagacatgcacacattacTGAGCTTGATGCATTGCAAACACCatccagaaagaaagaaagaaagagggaaagagagaaaaaaaggaagaaagagagagaaagaaacaaagagagaaaaaaacaaacaaacatagctGAAAGAGGAGGTGGTCTGATGCAGAGGTCAGGGCCAGCTGGTAGATGGCTGCCTGAGGCAGGGTGCCACCCTCAGGGCTGGGCTCGGGGCGACAGTACGGCCTCCCAGCCTCCAGATGGCCCCATGCCCCTTGGCCCTTTACTGCTGCTGTGACATCTGTCAGAATAACCGAGTTGCTTTTGTCTGTGCTCTGCATTTTGGACTTGAAGCCTCTACAAATTGTTTACCGCTCAAAATAACTATGGGCTTCACATCACAAGGAGCCATTTTGTGCTTACTACCAGATAAATCCAAAAGCAACTGATATCGCTGACGTTCAGGATATGTCGACtaaacattttgtaaacacactgaatatACAAAATAGACCCCAGTCCTGCTTTAATTTGCAATTATTCCCATCCAGTGCACCCatgaatttttttgtgtgattgaTGAGATTCGAAATTTGCTTGTGCTGTCAGAGAAATGAAACAGCAAGGAAACTCTGATGCAACTCTACTGATGTGCATAAACACATCTGGCTCATGCAGAATGAATTCCCTGTAAGTCACTGGATCCTCCACAATTTTCCCTTATACAAGCAAAAGTGGACACAGGCACTTGACACTGATCCACAACACTATACCACATAATTTAAGCACAAGATACTCTGTAAACTTCATGAACTTCACATCCACCACACAGTGTACACAAGATATACTGGTTACAGCGCATCATTAAAGCTAAAGGCAGACTCACCTGGATTCTGGGTATTTTGTTAAGGTGGCCAGACTGCTGGTGTACATGTGCCCGCCCACGTCAATGTGCACAGGGGCGTTGGACTTGGTGAGCTGTGCAGGTGTTGGGATGCCCTGGTTACTCAAGGGAGACGCTGGTGACCGCGTGATCATGGGCCTGGACATGCTGGAGCGATTATCCTTTTGCAAAACAATACAAGTCAAAGGGAACACATCATTTAGAGAGACAGGTATAATGCACATTATGGAATTCAAACTGAATGGTAATTTGTCCTTT contains these protein-coding regions:
- the kctd1 gene encoding BTB/POZ domain-containing protein KCTD1 isoform X2, with protein sequence MFQDNRSSMSRPMITRSPASPLSNQGIPTPAQLTKSNAPVHIDVGGHMYTSSLATLTKYPESRIGRLFDGTEPIVLDSLKQHYFIDRDGHMFRYILNFLRTSKLLIPDDFKDYSLLYEEARYFQLQPMLAELERWRQDRELGRVSRPCECLVVRVAPDLGERISLSGDKALIEDVFPEIGDVMCNSVNAGWNHDATYVIRFPLNGYCHLNSVQVLERLQQRGFEIAGSCGGGVDSSQFSEYVLRRELRRTSQRGPNSNRIKQEQLD
- the kctd1 gene encoding BTB/POZ domain-containing protein KCTD1 isoform X1, with amino-acid sequence MDETDIMDLTHQKARKRPRPISSVDESVHASLKRLPIRATECREPSLMFAVRGDPVPAASLKQNDHSVTSSPTTVMPTQDNRSSMSRPMITRSPASPLSNQGIPTPAQLTKSNAPVHIDVGGHMYTSSLATLTKYPESRIGRLFDGTEPIVLDSLKQHYFIDRDGHMFRYILNFLRTSKLLIPDDFKDYSLLYEEARYFQLQPMLAELERWRQDRELGRVSRPCECLVVRVAPDLGERISLSGDKALIEDVFPEIGDVMCNSVNAGWNHDATYVIRFPLNGYCHLNSVQVLERLQQRGFEIAGSCGGGVDSSQFSEYVLRRELRRTSQRGPNSNRIKQEQLD
- the kctd1 gene encoding BTB/POZ domain-containing protein KCTD1 isoform X3 is translated as MSRPMITRSPASPLSNQGIPTPAQLTKSNAPVHIDVGGHMYTSSLATLTKYPESRIGRLFDGTEPIVLDSLKQHYFIDRDGHMFRYILNFLRTSKLLIPDDFKDYSLLYEEARYFQLQPMLAELERWRQDRELGRVSRPCECLVVRVAPDLGERISLSGDKALIEDVFPEIGDVMCNSVNAGWNHDATYVIRFPLNGYCHLNSVQVLERLQQRGFEIAGSCGGGVDSSQFSEYVLRRELRRTSQRGPNSNRIKQEQLD